In the genome of Mucilaginibacter sp. 14171R-50, the window GTAGGGAAGATGCTTTCGTCAATTTTATATTTTGGATACAAGCCGTTTAACACCTGCGCTATTTCGGTCAGTTCATTATCGGGTAAGCCGATCTTTTTATTTGATAACCAGGCCTCGCAGATCATGCCAATGGCAATAGCTTCGCCGTGAGATAGCGGGTCTTCATCGTTCATCAGCGACCAGGTTTCAACTGCGTGGCCAACGGTATGGCCAAAATTCAGCGCCTTGCGGATGCCTTTTTCGTGCGGGTCCTCTATCACCACTTCGTTTTTGATCTCGACGGAGCGGTGAACCAGTTGCGCCGATGGCTGGCTGAGGTCGCTGGTTTTTAGTTGATCCCAATATGCCGCATCTACAATAAGGCCATGCTTCAGCATTTCGGCAAGGCCCGATAATATCTGGCGGGCAGGAAGGGTTTTCAGGAAATCCGCATGCATAAACACCGCCTTAGGCTGCGTAAATGTGCCGATGATATTTTTTACGCCATCCAGATCAACCCCCGTTTTGCCTCCGACCGAGGCATCAACCTGCGATAGCAGGGTAGTGGGTACCTGCACAAAATCTATCCCCCTTTTATAAGTAGATGCAACAAAACCGCCCATATCGGTAATAACGCCGCCACCCAGGTTTATCATGAGGGCTTTGCGGTCGGCCCCAAAGTCGATCAGCATTTTCCAAATGCCCACGCAAAAATCAATGTTCTTGCTTTCCTCGCCCGCATTTACTTCAATAATATCAAAGTTATCAAACGCATCAAGCTGTTGCTTTACTATGGGGAGGCAATGTTCGCCTGTATTTTCATCGGTAAGTATAAACACCCTGGAGTAGTTGCCCTGCTTTACAAAGTTTGCCAGTTGAGTTATGCTATTATCAAAAAAGATAGGGTAGCTGTCGCTTTGGATGGTTTGCATGTTATATAGCCTTTATCTTTTGGCCCCTGAATTCAACAATATCCCCAGGCTTTACCTTAAGGCGTTTGCGGTAGTCAACGGTGCCGTTGTATACCACTTCACCGTGCTCTACAACTATCTGCGCTTCGCCCCCGGTTTGCACAAGGCCGGCTGCCTTAAGCAGTTGTATCATTGGGATATAGTCGCCTTCTACCTTAAATTCTGTCATGTGTGGCAAAAATAAACTATTCATGGAATAATGAGTTATCATTTTATAATTTTGCACAATACTTTAAGGGGTTGATAGTTATTAGTTCATGGTTCATAGCAACACATGATGGCTACTATGAACTGTGATCCATGAACTGAAAACAAATGAGTCCAAACGATAAATTATCCTTCGAAAATACCGAGATCGCTTTCCGTCATTCATCAAACACCGACCTTAACCGTGCCTACTGGCTGTTCAAGGTCATCAATGTTAATTTTTTGGTTAATATAGGCCCGCCGATAACCAATTTTGCCGTAAAGATAGGGCTGCCCGTTAAAGGGCTCATAAAGGCCACCATATTTAAGCACTTTTGCGGCGGCGAAACCATTCAGGAATGCGCTAAAACTACGCAAAACCTGGCCGACGGCGGCGTTGGGACCATATTGGACTACTCGGTTGAGGGTGAAGACGATGAGAAGGTGTTTGATGCCACCCGCGACGAGATCATTCGCACCATTATCACGGCCTCAAAAAGCAAAAATATACCACTTACTGTTTTCAAGGTTACGGGTGTAGGCCGCTTTGGGTTGCTGGAAAAACTCGACGAAGGGTTAAAGCTAAGTGTTGATGAACAATTAGAATGGCAAACCGTACAGGATAGAGTGCTGGCCATATGCGAAATGGCACACTCCGAAGGTGTGCCGGTAATGATAGATGCCGAAGAAAGCTGGATACAAAAAACCATTGATAACCTGGCTTTAAATATGATGCGCTTTTTTAATAAGGAAAAAGCCATTGTATATAATACTTATCAATTATACCGCCACGATAAGCTGGCATCGCTGGTAGGCGACCATACGGTTGCCGAAAGCGAGGGATTTATTTTGGGCGCCAAGATAGTACGCGGCGCTTACATGGAAAAAGAACGCAAACGCGCTGAAGAAAGGGGTTATCCATCGCCCATACAACCTGATAAGGCCGCTACCGACCGAGATTACAACGACGCGCTGATATACTGCGTTGATAACGTTGCCAATGTTGCGTTTGTGGCCGGTACCCATAACGAAGACAGCTGCCGCCTGCTGGCCGACCTGCTGAACGAGAAAAAGATAGACCACAAGAACCCGCATGTGTATTTTTCGCAGCTGCTTGGTATGAGCGATAACCTGAGTTTCAACCTGGCCAACGCCAATTATAATGTAGCCAAATATGTGCCTTACGGGCCTATCAAAGCGGTATTGCCTTATCTTTTCCGTCGCGCGCAGGAGAACACCGCCATTGCCGGTCAGATGAGCAGGGAACTAAGCCTGATTGTAAAAGAGAAGAAGAGAAGGAACGCTTGATCATTCCCTTATAATGTCGGTGTCTACAGGTGTATAACCAAGTTGCCGGCTCATGTTTATCACCTGTCCTTTATGGTGAAATTCGTGTGTAATAACGTGCGTAAATACTTCAAAAGGCGAACGGGTAAGGGTGTTCCCGTCCGGGCGGGTAATAAACATCTGCTGCTCCGGCGAGTCTTTAAAAGCGTGCAAAAAATCGTTCGTTATCAGGTCTACCTGTTGGTAGGCGTTACGTACCGCCCTTAGGTCACGGTGTTCCTCTTCACCAAAATAAGGCCGTTGTTGCTGCAGTACACTGTTAGCCAGCCAAAACAGGTAACAATTGGCCACATGCATCAGTTGCGAAACCATGCTCTCATTATTAAATGATGGAAGCGGCGTTAGCAGATGCGCCGGTTTAATGGTTTCGCAATAATCAAATAACGCCCCGCGGGCCGATATAACTAACTGGTATTGACGAAGCAGTGTTACGTACATACTATATCTCACACATTAATTAAACCAAACGCTCCCGCTCGGCAAACGCTGCCAGCGTATCAGGCGCGGTCATTAAAAAAGTTTGTATGCCCAGGGTTTTGGCGGCCTCTAAATGTTGCGGGCTATCGTCAATAAATAGTGTTTCTTTTGCGTTTAAGTTGTTTTCGGCAAGTACCTGCTCAAAAAAATCTGTTTGAGGTTTACGCTTGCCCACCAGGTGCGAATAATATGTTTTTTCGAACAAGTGCTCATTATCCTCAAAACCAAAATCCGTTTTAAGGTAATTCATGATATGAGTATAATGGATATCGTTAATGTTGCTTAGCAAAAAGGTGCGGTATTTTTCTTTGAACTTCAGCAGCAGGTCGTGATTGCCTGGAGCTATACCCAGTAAAAGACTGTTCCACGCGTCGGTAATTTGCTGATCGGTTACAGCAGGGTTGCCCGTTTTAGTTTTAATATAAGCACGAAACTCATCTGCCGATACCTCGCCGCGGTCGAACCGGTCAAATATCTCATCCTGCTGGCGGTGACCAAAAAATGCCTCGGCATCGCTGATTCCCAACGCCTTAAAAGCCTGCTGCGCCCGCCTGAAATCAATGCTGAATATTACATTCCCGTAATCAAATATGATGTTTTTGATGTTATCCATTTGCTAATTTAAAGCCTAAATATAGGCTTAGCATATAAGTAAGCAGTATAATTTTTGCAAAACCCCTTTTTAATGGCGAAAAACATAATTTTGTCGCATTGTTTTTACTACCTACATTCACCCATTTTATAATGAAAGTATATAACAGGATTTTATTGCTGCCGCAAACGGTGTATAAAATTATATGTACCTTAATTATTTTACTTAGCACACTGCAAGGCAATGCGCAGGGGCTGCAGTTTAACTCTAACGACAGCCTGCTAAGCCGGCGCACATCCTATATGGTGTTTGCAGGCGATAAGCCCACCTTTCATGATAAGTTATCTATAAAGTTTGATCTTTCGTTATGGGATAACGATCACCTGGGCTATGTATTTAACATTACCGATACCAAAAGCAACTCCTATAGCCTTACTTACATTTATAATCACAACGGGTCGCCTACGCTGAATTTCAATATCGATAGCAAAAGCAATAAAATAGAGATACCGCTCAACTTGGCACAACTTAAAAAGCGTAACTGGATAAAGGTTAGGGCCGATATTAACCTGAAAGCCAATACCGTAAGCTTTTTGGTCAACGGTAAATGGTATAAAGCAACGGGCTTCGGCTTCGACGGCGAAATGACACCCGAGATAACCTTCGGTAAAAATAAGCATTACTCTGATGTTCCTAACATGGCTGTTAAAGACCTTGCTATTTCTGACGGTAGCGAAGATTATTATTTCCCGCTCAACGAATGGAAGGGTAACAGCGTGCATACGGATAGGGGCGATGCCCTCGGGTATGTTGATCATCCCGCCTGGCTGATCAACGAATCATATTTCTGGACACCTAAGTTCAGGCGGACCTTTAATGAGGTAGCGGGCCTGAACTTTGACGCGGAACGGCAGCAGCTGTTCATGTTTAAAAAGGATTCGCTGATATCCTACAACGTTCAGGAGGATAATATAACAAGCCGGCCCTACCAAAATAAGCTTCCGCTTACGCTTTTACTTGGTAAAAGCGTAATTAATACAAGGGAAGGTAAGTGCTATGTGTACGAAGTGCAGCCCCCCGATTCGTTACACAGCATAGCCGCGCTTAACCTGAATACACTGAAGTGGGAGGCAACGGGTAAAGCCCTGATCAAGGAACAGCGCCATCATCACAACGTGTTTTTTGATAAGGACCAAACCAACTTCTACCTTTTTGGCGGATACGGTTCATTCTCGTATCACAAAGACTTTTTTAAATATCTGCCCGATAAGGATCTGTGGGAGAAGGTGGCGTTTAAGGGCGACACCATTTCGCCGCGCTTTTTTTCGGGAAGCAGCCAGGCCGACGAGAATAACGACGTTTATATATTCGGGGGGTACGGCAACCAGTCGGGCAATCAAATAGTTGGGGGCAAACATTTTTATGACCTGTATAGGGTAAATTTAACTACCCGTACCATTAAAAAATGCTGGGAAATAAGCCCGGAAGAGGAGCCGTTTGTATCAGCCAATAACCTCATTATCTCTAAAGACAAAAAGTATTTCTACGCCTTGTGTTACCCACACGAAAAACCAAAGACCAACCTGCGGCTTTATAAATTTTCTATCAGGGACGGGTCGTACGAAATTGTAAGCGGTACCATACCCGTTACTTCCGAACGGATAGAAAGCGACTTTAACTTATTTTTCAACCCCCAACAAGGCGAGTTTTATTGCACCGCCCAGGAGTTTGTATCCCCGGCACAATCAACCGTACGCATCTATTCCCTCACCGCGCCGCCCGTAAGTCAGCAGGCTTACTTAAACTCGCAGCGGCCGGCCACAAGTAAGTTCAACAGCTTATACATTTACCTTACCGGCCTTATAATAATATGCGCCGCTGCATGGTATTTTGTACGCAAACGCAGAAAGACGCAGGGCGGGATACATACCGGCGAAGAAATAACCCCCGAATTTTACACCCGCAAAAAAGAGGCCGATAAAAAACCAAATGCCGTTTACCTGTTAGGCGAATTTGTGGTGTTTAACAAGCATAGCAGGGACATTACCTATATGTTCAGTCCCAAAATAAAACAATTATTCATTCTTATTTTACTGAACAGTAAGGACGGACAAGGGGTTGTTTCAAAAAAAATATCAGCTACTTTATGGCCGGACAAAGACGTTACCCGTACAAAAAACATCAAAGGGGTAACAATTAATCACCTGCGCAATATCATAGCCGATCTGGAAGGCATAGAACTTACT includes:
- a CDS encoding RNA-binding S4 domain-containing protein encodes the protein MTEFKVEGDYIPMIQLLKAAGLVQTGGEAQIVVEHGEVVYNGTVDYRKRLKVKPGDIVEFRGQKIKAI
- a CDS encoding HAD family phosphatase produces the protein MDNIKNIIFDYGNVIFSIDFRRAQQAFKALGISDAEAFFGHRQQDEIFDRFDRGEVSADEFRAYIKTKTGNPAVTDQQITDAWNSLLLGIAPGNHDLLLKFKEKYRTFLLSNINDIHYTHIMNYLKTDFGFEDNEHLFEKTYYSHLVGKRKPQTDFFEQVLAENNLNAKETLFIDDSPQHLEAAKTLGIQTFLMTAPDTLAAFAERERLV
- the aroB gene encoding 3-dehydroquinate synthase; this encodes MQTIQSDSYPIFFDNSITQLANFVKQGNYSRVFILTDENTGEHCLPIVKQQLDAFDNFDIIEVNAGEESKNIDFCVGIWKMLIDFGADRKALMINLGGGVITDMGGFVASTYKRGIDFVQVPTTLLSQVDASVGGKTGVDLDGVKNIIGTFTQPKAVFMHADFLKTLPARQILSGLAEMLKHGLIVDAAYWDQLKTSDLSQPSAQLVHRSVEIKNEVVIEDPHEKGIRKALNFGHTVGHAVETWSLMNDEDPLSHGEAIAIGMICEAWLSNKKIGLPDNELTEIAQVLNGLYPKYKIDESIFPTLLEHMLKDKKNQNGQINCTLLKHIGRYSIDNICNADELYDSLRYYATV
- a CDS encoding DinB family protein, yielding MYVTLLRQYQLVISARGALFDYCETIKPAHLLTPLPSFNNESMVSQLMHVANCYLFWLANSVLQQQRPYFGEEEHRDLRAVRNAYQQVDLITNDFLHAFKDSPEQQMFITRPDGNTLTRSPFEVFTHVITHEFHHKGQVINMSRQLGYTPVDTDIIRE
- a CDS encoding proline dehydrogenase family protein, translating into MSPNDKLSFENTEIAFRHSSNTDLNRAYWLFKVINVNFLVNIGPPITNFAVKIGLPVKGLIKATIFKHFCGGETIQECAKTTQNLADGGVGTILDYSVEGEDDEKVFDATRDEIIRTIITASKSKNIPLTVFKVTGVGRFGLLEKLDEGLKLSVDEQLEWQTVQDRVLAICEMAHSEGVPVMIDAEESWIQKTIDNLALNMMRFFNKEKAIVYNTYQLYRHDKLASLVGDHTVAESEGFILGAKIVRGAYMEKERKRAEERGYPSPIQPDKAATDRDYNDALIYCVDNVANVAFVAGTHNEDSCRLLADLLNEKKIDHKNPHVYFSQLLGMSDNLSFNLANANYNVAKYVPYGPIKAVLPYLFRRAQENTAIAGQMSRELSLIVKEKKRRNA